The following coding sequences lie in one Phalacrocorax carbo chromosome 3, bPhaCar2.1, whole genome shotgun sequence genomic window:
- the NANP gene encoding N-acylneuraminate-9-phosphatase: MGLHGVKAVFFDLDNTLVDTAAAGRRAIEEVIKALQSKHHYGEGEARVICEKVQAKLLKECHDPAKMCITDLRISHWEEAIRETIGGEANRNLAAECYFLWKTTRLRHLTLAEDTRGMLTELRKGLRLLLLTNGDRQTQREKIEACACQPYFDAIVVGGEQKEEKPAPSIFHYCCDLLGVQPAECVMVGDSLDTDIQGGLNAGLKATVWLNKSMTTPVDTSPVPHYIISSVLDLPAVLQKMEHTINAKLGTDHMASSNEAH; the protein is encoded by the exons ATGGGGCTGCACGGCGTCAAGGCGGTGTTCTTCGACTTGGACAACACGCTGGTCGacacggcggcggcggggaggcgcgCCATCGAGGAG GTGATAAAGGCCCTGCAGTCCAAGCACCACTACGGCGAGGGGGAGGCCCGTGTCATTTGCGAGAAGGTGCAGGCCAAGCTGCTCAAGGAGTGTCACGACCCCGCCAAGATGTGCATCACCGACCTGCGGATTTCGCACTGGGAGGAGGCGATCCGGGAGACGATCGGGGGGGAGGCGAACCGAAACCTGGCCGCCGAGTGCTATTTCTTGTGGAAAACGACCCGGCTCCGGCACCTCACGCTGGCCGAGGACACGCGGGGCATGCTCACCGAGCTGCGGAAGGGGCTCCGCCTGCTCCTCCTCACCAACGGCGACAGGCAGACGCAGAGGGAGAAGATCGAAGCCTGCGCCTGCCAGCCCTACTTCGATGCCATCGTTGTGGGAGgagagcagaaagaagagaaaccGGCGCCATCCATCTTTCATTACTGCTGCGATCTCCTGGGGGTGCAGCCCGCGGAGTGCGTGATGGTTGGCGACTCTCTAGATACAGATATCCAAGGAGGCTTGAACGCTGGCTTGAAAGCAACTGTCTGGTTAAACAAATCAATGACTACCCCGGTAGATACCTCCCCAGTACCTCattatattatttcttctgttctggatCTTCCAGCAGTTTTACAGAAGATGGAGCACACAATTAACGCTAAATTAGGAACTGACCATATGGCTAGCAGTAATGAAGCACATTGA